GGCACGGTTGTGCAGAAACGAAACGATCTCTTCGGAGGCGAGAATATAGGCGCCGTAACTTCCGTACGCCTTTCCAAGCGTTCCCATCTTGATATGTCGTGCATCCGGCTCGATGCCGTAATGGTCGAAAACACCCAGAAGATTGGGTCCTGTCGTTCCGCTGCTGTGCGCTTCGTCCACGATCATCAGGGTGTCGAACCATTCGGCGATCTCGAAAAAATCCCTTTTGACCCTGTCGCCTTCCATCGAATAGATGCCTTCGACCGCAATGATCCGTCTGCCTCCTGCCGGCACATCGGAAAGCTTTTCGATCAGATCGGCCGGATCGTTGTGGGCGAAGGTGACGACGCGCCCCCGCACCAGCTTCGCTCCCACCATCCCGCTGGCATGATAGCTCTCGTCGATAAAAAGCACATCACCCCGACGCACGAGGGATTCGATCAGACCAAGGTTGGCCAAAAATCCGCTGCCGACCACCACGCCCGCTTCGAATCCGTTCGCTTCGGCGAGGCGATGTTCGAAATCCCGGTGAATGGGATGGTATCCTCCCACAAAAAGCGATGACTTCGGCGCATGCCATGGAAAATCCGCCACACGCCGGCAGGCGCCTTTGAAAAGCTTCCGCTTGTGGGCGAGTCCAAGATAGTCGTTGCTCGCCATATCAACAGCGTCGGGATCCGCCATCACGGGGGTGCGGAAACGGTTGGCACGGCGCAGGGCGGCAAGCTCTTTTTTATACATAACGGTCTTCGCCCTTTTTTAGTGAAAAGTTTCGGAAAGGTCGCTTCGCTCCTTTTATCATTTTGAATGCCCCGCTCACGCACTCTCCAGCCAGGGCACCAGTTTTTCGACCGTCAACCCCATGGCGCAACTCTCGTACCCCCGAACACTCTCGATGTAGGGTTTGCAGAACCCTTCCACCATGCACGCGCCCGCTTTGTCGCGCCACTCTCCGCTTTCGATATACCGTTCGAGCGCTTGTTCGTCAAAGGGCGCGAATCTGTAGACCGTATCGGAGAGATCGATGAACATCTTCTTTTCCGATTTGTAGACCATGCAGGTGATGATGCTCACGTCGCTTCCGCTCTGCATCCGCAGCAGACGCCGTGCATCCTCCCCGTCCCTGGCCTTGCGGAGAATCTTCCCATGGGCCGTGACGACCGTATCGGCACAGAGTATCGGGGTTTGAAGACCATACT
This genomic interval from Hydrogenimonas urashimensis contains the following:
- a CDS encoding aminotransferase class I/II-fold pyridoxal phosphate-dependent enzyme; the encoded protein is MYKKELAALRRANRFRTPVMADPDAVDMASNDYLGLAHKRKLFKGACRRVADFPWHAPKSSLFVGGYHPIHRDFEHRLAEANGFEAGVVVGSGFLANLGLIESLVRRGDVLFIDESYHASGMVGAKLVRGRVVTFAHNDPADLIEKLSDVPAGGRRIIAVEGIYSMEGDRVKRDFFEIAEWFDTLMIVDEAHSSGTTGPNLLGVFDHYGIEPDARHIKMGTLGKAYGSYGAYILASEEIVSFLHNRAKPLIYTTAPSLFDIALAHEGFDYIMKKRKKLSRKIERLKAVAEPFAGTMPEGMIVPLPMPDIETTMILRDRLKKMGFEVGAIRPPTVSSPILRVILRTAVKPKRYRELFKAIKRMLHG
- the maf gene encoding septum formation inhibitor Maf; amino-acid sequence: MLLLGSSSQTRAKILREHGIDFTQVGCDFDEEALDHSIPKNFVYHAAMGKMRACEAKYGLQTPILCADTVVTAHGKILRKARDGEDARRLLRMQSGSDVSIITCMVYKSEKKMFIDLSDTVYRFAPFDEQALERYIESGEWRDKAGACMVEGFCKPYIESVRGYESCAMGLTVEKLVPWLESA